The Daucus carota subsp. sativus chromosome 9, DH1 v3.0, whole genome shotgun sequence genome window below encodes:
- the LOC108201322 gene encoding uncharacterized protein LOC108201322, producing the protein MKWILRPKQSEEYCNGVKKFVLNALSSFAVGNEIQCPCKDCSNRFCYSMDDVYDHLVCKGPCSSLVDWVYEISTPKYRKKTDQMETDCDGGFGLGNDFDEMMHNTYKYTSDSVGRKGINEYASKFYRHVEDGKQPLYPGSKKFTRLGFIVKLYQLKCIHGFSESSFSAILELIKEAFPDVNLPPSFNAAKNIIKELGLDYQKIHACPNDCMLYWGENINETKCKVCGVSRWKNVDNEIRDIDSGLPEKKYNVPEKVMRYFPLKPRLQRVFMCKEYAELMTWHEVGRIKDGKLRHPADAEAWKSLDVRYPNFAAENRNVRLGLAADGFNPYRTMGLNHSTWPVVLVNYNLPPWLIMKPENIILSTIIPGPVQPGNEIDIYMQPLIAELKELWDVGIETYDSFSDRTFTLHASLLWTISDFPGYAVLSGYSTKGKLACPNCHYYTSSTYLKHSRKVCYMNHRKFLPPDHKLRFDKRRFNGLVETDLCPPPLSGVEISELLRGYKNNFGRHNLDVMHIEKNVCDKILGTLLNISGKSKDHLNARFDLQDMGIRKVLHPVLSADKKHYEISAATFDMTKKEKENFCSVLLNARLPYGCASNISRCVQMSERKVYGYKSHDAHFILQYLLQFSVIKTLDPEVAIPLIRLGSFFRGICGKVIDLEDIPKLQEEIIEILCQCEIIFPPAFFDIMMHLPIHLCKEVELGGPVHLRWMFGIERYLSKLKSYVRNRSKPEGCIAEGYMVEECLIFCSRFLNDEKEVKKAEGSDNFGYPIGSRRNKDGKAVHLGEKVWIDAHRYILFNCGNMEVEKLIEEHRTLYDNGGKSKKYKRERTHTKEFHNWLKDEVDKKDGCSQQLLSLAKGPQRAAKKYTGYIINGFRFHTKQRDAKCTTQNSGVLLTALTTSFASAKDQNPIVGDVSYYGSIEEIIEVDYWGALNVVLFKCCWYRKDKDCCGLTRVNFNRLYQKDDPFVLATQVQQIFYIQDCTEQHLYYVVKKMPRDCNDRLQGNDVLEEVSGPTMHDVTIHFDVENRSADDASWNRDDVPRLQIPIDDQQENEEFGE; encoded by the exons ATGAAATGGATATTACGTCCTAAACAAAGTGAAGAGTATTGTAATGGGGTGAAGAAATTTGTTTTGAATGCATTGTCTAGTTTCGCTGTTGGTAATGAAATACAATGCCCTTGCAAGGACTGTAGTAATCGTTTTTGTTACTCTATGGATGATGTGTATGATCACCTAGTATGCAAGGGCCCCTGTTCATCCTTGGTTGATTGGGTATATGAAATTTCGACCCCTAAGTACCGAAAGAAAACTGATCAGATGGAGACGGACTGTGATGGGGGGTTTGGGTTAGGAAATGACTTTGATGAGATGATGCATAATACGTATAAATATACTTCTGATTCTGTAGGTAGAAAGGGGATTAATGAGTATGCAAGTAAATTTTATCGGCATGTCGAAGACGGGAAACAGCCTTTGTATCCTGGCTCGAAAAAATTTACTCGTTTAGGCTTTATAGTAAAGCTTTACCAGCTGAAGTGCATTCATGGATTTTCCGAGTCCTCCTTTAGTGCTATACTAGAGTTAATTAAGGAAGCCTTTCCTGATGTTAATCTCCCTCCATCCTTTAACGCTGCGAAGAATATAATCAAAGAGTTAGGTCTTGATTACCAAAAAATCCACGCATGTCCGAACGATTGTATGTTGTATTGGggtgaaaatataaatgaaactAAATGTAAAGTATGTGGTGTGTCAAGATGGAAAAATGTGGATAATGAGATCAGGGATATTGATAGTGGCCTTCCGGAAAAGAAGTATAATGTCCCTGAAAAAGTTATGCGGTACTTCCCATTGAAACCAAGGCTGCAACGCGTATTCATGTGTAAGGAATATGCTGAACTCATGACATGGCATGAAGTAGGACGAATCAAAGACGGGAAGTTAAGGCATCCAGCTGATGCCGAGGCTTGGAAGTCACTGGATGTTAGATATCCAAATTTTGCCGCTGAAAATCGAAATGTTAGGTTAGGATTAGCGGCAGATGGCTTCAATCCTTACCGAACAATGGGTTTAAATCACAGCACTTGGCCAGTGGTTCTGGTTAATTATAATCTTCCCCCTTGGTTGATTATGAAACCAGAAAATATAATTCTTTCAACTATAATCCCCGGACCTGTGCAGCCTGGTAATGAAATAGATATTTATATGCAACCACTTATTGCCGAATTAAAAGAATTGTGGGATGTAGGCATAGAGACGTATGATTCCTTCTCTGACAGAACATTCACATTACATGCGAGCCTACTATGGACCATAAGTGATTTTCCGGGGTATGCGGTTTTATCAGGTTATAGCACAAAGGGTAAGTTAGCTTGTCCAAATTGTCATTACTACACCTCGTCAACCTACTTGAAACATAGTCGAAAAGTCTGTTATATGAATCACAGAAAATTTCTTCCACCTGACCACAAGCTTAGATTTGATAAGAGAAGATTTAATGGTCTGGTGGAGACAGACCTTTGTCCACCACCATTATCTGGAGTAGAAATTTCAGAACTCTTGCGTGGATATAAGAATAATTTCGGGAG GCACAATTTAGATGTCATGCACATTGAGAAGAATGTGTGTGATAAAATATTAGGGACTTTGCTGAATATTAGTGGCAAGAGTAAAGATCATCTGAACGCTCGTTTTGATTTGCAAGATATGGGCATCCGTAAGGTTCTTCATCCTGTACTATCTGCTGATAAAAAGCACTATGAAATCAGCGCGGCTACTTTTGACatgacaaaaaaagaaaaagaaaatttttgctCAGTGTTGTTAAATGCTAGACTGCCTTATGGATGCGCATCTAATATCAGCCGCTGCGTGCAAATGAGTGAGAGGAAAGTGTATGGATACAAAAGCCACGATGCACATTTCATTCTTCAATACTTGCTACAATTTTCTGTGATTAAAACCTTGGATCCAGAGGTTGCAATACCTTTGATCAGGTTGGGGTCATTTTTTAGGGGCATATGTGGCAAAGTCATCGATTTGGAGGATATTCCGAAGTTGCAAGAAGAAATCATAGAAATACTCTGCCAATGTGAAATAATCTTTCCACCGGCTTTCTTTGACATTATGATGCACCTACCTATTCACTTATGTAAAGAGGTGGAATTAGGAGGACCGGTGCATCTTAGATGGATGTTTGGTATTGAACGATATTTAAGTAAGTTGAAGTCCTACGTCCGCAACAGGAGCAAACCAGAAGGGTGTATAGCTGAAGGGTACATGGTCGAAGAGTGCTTAATCTTTTGTTCTCGATTTTTAAATGATGAAAAGGAAGTAAAAAAAGCTGAAGGCAGTGACAATTTTGGATACCCCATTGGATCCAGGAGAAACAAAGATGGAAAGGCTGTTCATTTGGGAGAAAAAGTATGGATTGATGCTCATCGATACATACTCTTTAACTGTGGTAACATGGAGGTCGAGAAGCTGATAGA gGAACACCGTACCCTGTATGATAACGGTGGAAAGTCAAAAAAATACAAACGAGAGAGGACACATACAAAAGAATTCCATAATTGGTTAAAAGATGAGGTTGACAAAAAAGACGGGTGTTCACAGCAATTGTTAAGTCTGGCGAAGGGACCTCAACGAGCAGCTAAAAAATACACTGGTTATATAATCAATGGGTTCAGATTCCATACGAAACAAAGGGATGCAAAATGTACTACGCAGAACAGTGGTGTTCTTTTAACAGCCCTGACCACTAGTTTTGCAAGCGCTAAGGATCAAAATCCAATAGTCGGGGATGTTAGTTACTATGGTTCAATCGAAGAAATCATTGAAGTTGATTATTGGGGCGCATTAAATGTAGTTTTGTTCAAATGTTGTTGGTATCGCAAGGACAAAGACTGTTGTGGGCTCACAAGAGTCAATTTcaatagattatatcaaaaagATGATCCATTTGTTTTAGCTACGCAAGTACAACAAATTTTCTATATTCAAGATTGTACGGAACAACATTTGTATTATGTTGTTAAAAAAATGCCAAGGGACTGCAATGACAGACTACAAGGAAATGATGTGTTGGAAGAAGTCAGTGGGCCTACTATGCACGATGTGACAATACACTTTGATGTGGAAAATCGCAGTGCTGATGATGCTAGCTGGAATAGAGATGACGTGCCAAGACTACAAATTCCTATAGATGATCagcaagaaaatgaagaatttgGCGAATGA